AGGACTTACTCAATTCTCATGGGAAAGGATATAGTTGTCGAAGAAATTTATTTAATATGATAAAATTTTATGAAGAATTTAAGGATTATGAAATAGTGCAAACACTGTCTGCACAATTAAGTTGGTCTCATTTCATAGAACTATTTTCAATTGATGATAAGCTAAAACAAGATTTTTATATAGCAATGTTTATAAGTGAAGGTTGGTCTATCAGAGATTTAAAAGGGAGAATTTCATTTCCTATTACTCACTCCCCCCTCTGTAAATCAAACTACTGTACTATGTAAATCTCTTACGCTGATAGTTTTATGAATTTATTGTTTTTTCTATTGATTGAAGTTGGAATGCAACATATCTTGAAAATGAGTGTGATTGTTTAAGAATAGGAGGTTATATAACATTACTAATATGAAAAATGAGATTTATCAGGTGTTTTAGGATTTATCAAGTGTTCAAAAATACTTATGATTATACAATGAAAAACTTCAAGATTATTATATCGAAGTAATTGAACGAAAAAATAGATGCTTGAATATATATTTTAAACAAACAAGGAGAGGGAATGCCTACATTATCAATGTTCTACGGAATAATTATATATATGTATTATTTTGACAACAAAGAACATAAGCAACCACATATTCATGCTAATTATAGTGGTTATGATGCAGTAATTTCTATTCCTGATGGAGAAATTCTAAATGGTGAAATACCAAATAATAAATTAAAGTTAATTCAGGCTTGGATTGAGATTCATCAAGAAGACTTAATGGCTGACTGGAAATTAGCCGTTGAAGGACAACAACTACATAAAATTGAACCATTGAGGTAAATTATGTTAAAAGTATTAAAAGTTTATGCAGAGGATGACTATACTCTTTTAGTT
This region of Candidatus Delongbacteria bacterium genomic DNA includes:
- a CDS encoding DUF4160 domain-containing protein, whose protein sequence is MPTLSMFYGIIIYMYYFDNKEHKQPHIHANYSGYDAVISIPDGEILNGEIPNNKLKLIQAWIEIHQEDLMADWKLAVEGQQLHKIEPLR